Proteins from a single region of Pseudomonas fulva:
- a CDS encoding DNA-binding protein: MEQSGIVGFDTQGNPERVNDLRDAPFCSKHVFAKLLGIDVITEDVVRGWIESGTVPTAKIGRHRVINLHRIRRDMERGKTVFCAGDYGDD, translated from the coding sequence ATGGAACAGTCTGGAATAGTGGGGTTCGACACACAGGGAAACCCGGAACGCGTCAACGATCTGCGTGATGCGCCGTTTTGCTCAAAGCACGTGTTCGCCAAGCTGCTGGGTATCGACGTGATTACCGAGGATGTCGTACGCGGCTGGATCGAATCCGGCACCGTCCCGACCGCCAAGATTGGCCGTCACCGCGTCATCAACCTGCACCGCATCCGCCGTGACATGGAACGCGGCAAGACCGTGTTCTGTGCGGGGGACTACGGCGATGACTAA
- the pflM gene encoding lysogeny maintenance protein PflM, whose amino-acid sequence MQKYLHQPHSPDCDCSVCYVKRLGPISLSPRCAQCRPVRCFPVVGQMRLVNGHWLHVSSTYRWVSGFTCPQHSPTPRPPRYWYVVENIGKPTPYVPRWDLFELESEPCTT is encoded by the coding sequence ATGCAAAAGTACCTGCACCAACCCCACAGTCCGGACTGCGACTGCTCTGTCTGCTATGTCAAAAGACTGGGGCCTATCAGCCTGTCGCCACGCTGCGCCCAATGCCGCCCCGTTCGCTGTTTTCCGGTCGTTGGCCAAATGCGGCTGGTGAACGGGCACTGGCTTCACGTGAGCAGTACCTACCGTTGGGTCTCGGGCTTTACCTGTCCCCAGCACTCACCAACCCCGCGCCCGCCTCGGTACTGGTACGTGGTGGAAAACATCGGCAAGCCAACGCCCTACGTCCCGCGCTGGGATCTGTTCGAGCTGGAGTCTGAGCCATGCACGACCTGA